The Streptomyces sp. NBC_01353 genome contains a region encoding:
- a CDS encoding histidine kinase, with protein MWSRRRTAGEVVLAVVMALLAAGTEELLGGEGWQLAAVALGAAVLSLLRRRLPATTLILTGGLAPLVPGFLVLLILVGWSAGRYIAGAGRALIAFTVAYVLNIAASLLDVWDLHRSLTVVFMSTLYYLGTTLAPGLANRYWTQRRTLLHALQERNAQLLRERVMVASSARLRERQRIAQDMHDSLGHQLALISVHTGALEVDRELTDRQREAVGVLRNASVTAMHELREVVGILRDGIEAPTEALTAPVRAGDESGRAARGTAGIEGLVEAARAAGNKVELRRLGEYQPLPPAADHAAYRIVQEALTNAYKYAPGAPIDVEVRYEPDSFVVEIGNEPVTDPPRDVVSGGQGLTGLHERARLVGGMVHAGPADGGGFRVAGVLPYGVVDAAPLVETAPLVDAADDFRQQSTRPLVGDLGPVTGGPADRTFTERELAMATRGGRSTGGGIALGCGIAFAALVLLLVAGGFGIYFLMGSMREGMIDPAEYDKVKVGAAEQEVRDQLPSGDTIATTGLHGKGPEEPEGSKCLVLMSSEVGNDMETEPVFRFCFKDGKLIEKKSYEVKR; from the coding sequence ATGTGGTCGCGGCGCAGGACCGCCGGCGAAGTGGTGCTCGCTGTCGTCATGGCGCTGCTGGCCGCCGGTACCGAGGAACTCCTCGGCGGCGAAGGATGGCAGCTCGCCGCAGTGGCCCTGGGCGCCGCGGTGCTGTCGCTGCTGCGCCGCCGGCTGCCCGCCACCACGCTCATCCTCACCGGCGGCCTCGCGCCCCTCGTCCCCGGCTTCCTGGTGCTGCTGATCCTCGTCGGCTGGTCGGCCGGCCGGTACATCGCCGGTGCCGGACGGGCGTTGATCGCCTTCACCGTCGCGTACGTACTGAACATCGCCGCGTCCCTGCTGGACGTCTGGGACCTGCACCGCTCCCTGACCGTCGTGTTCATGTCCACGCTGTACTACCTGGGGACGACGCTGGCACCCGGCCTCGCCAACCGGTACTGGACGCAGCGCCGGACCCTGCTGCACGCGCTGCAGGAGCGCAACGCCCAACTGCTGCGGGAACGCGTGATGGTCGCCTCGTCGGCCCGGCTCCGGGAACGGCAGCGCATCGCCCAGGACATGCACGACAGCCTCGGACACCAACTCGCCCTGATCTCCGTGCACACCGGAGCCCTCGAGGTCGACCGGGAGCTGACCGACCGGCAGCGCGAGGCGGTCGGGGTCCTGCGCAACGCGTCGGTGACCGCGATGCACGAACTGCGCGAGGTCGTCGGCATCCTGCGCGACGGCATCGAGGCCCCGACGGAGGCGCTCACGGCGCCGGTACGGGCCGGCGACGAATCGGGACGGGCGGCACGGGGGACCGCCGGTATCGAGGGGCTCGTCGAGGCGGCACGGGCCGCCGGGAACAAGGTGGAGCTACGGCGGCTCGGGGAGTACCAGCCCCTCCCGCCGGCCGCCGACCACGCCGCGTACAGGATCGTCCAGGAGGCACTCACCAACGCCTACAAGTACGCGCCGGGGGCACCGATCGACGTCGAGGTGCGGTACGAGCCGGACTCCTTCGTCGTCGAGATCGGCAACGAGCCGGTCACCGACCCGCCGCGGGACGTGGTGAGCGGCGGGCAGGGGCTGACCGGGCTGCACGAGCGGGCCCGGCTCGTCGGCGGCATGGTCCACGCGGGCCCGGCCGACGGCGGCGGGTTCCGGGTCGCCGGCGTACTCCCGTACGGGGTGGTCGACGCAGCGCCTCTGGTCGAAACAGCGCCTTTGGTCGATGCGGCCGACGACTTCCGGCAGCAGTCGACGCGGCCCCTGGTCGGCGACCTTGGTCCGGTCACGGGCGGACCGGCCGACCGGACGTTCACGGAACGGGAGCTGGCGATGGCGACGCGCGGGGGCAGGAGCACGGGTGGCGGGATCGCGCTGGGATGCGGGATCGCGTTCGCTGCGCTGGTTCTCCTGCTGGTGGCAGGGGGCTTCGGCATCTACTTCCTGATGGGGTCGATGCGCGAGGGCATGATCGACCCCGCCGAGTACGACAAGGTCAAGGTCGGCGCGGCCGAGCAGGAGGTGCGCGACCAGCTGCCCTCCGGCGACACCATCGCCACCACCGGGCTGCACGGCAAGGGCCCCGAGGAGCCCGAGGGTTCGAAGTGCCTGGTCCTCATGTCCTCGGAGGTCGGCAACGACATGGAGACCGAGCCGGTTTTCCGGTTCTGCTTCAAGGACGGCAAGCTGATCGAGAAGAAGTCGTACGAGGTCAAGCGCTAA
- a CDS encoding response regulator transcription factor gives MAGQRIRVVIADDEPLIRAGIRMILTSDQDIEVVAEAANGREAVEQARAHTADVVLLDIQMPVLDGLSALPELRRAAPSTKVIVLTTFGERENVLRALEHGGAGFLLKDTAPAELIRAVRAAAAGDAYLSPAATRHVVEKLASGREVARAEQARTRVAALSEKEREVLALLGEGLSNADAGRRLHMSEATVKTYVSRILAKLGCENRVQAALLARDAGL, from the coding sequence GTGGCAGGGCAGCGCATCAGGGTCGTGATCGCCGATGACGAGCCGCTGATCAGGGCCGGGATCCGGATGATCCTCACCTCGGACCAGGACATCGAGGTGGTGGCGGAGGCCGCGAACGGGCGGGAGGCGGTCGAGCAGGCGCGCGCGCACACCGCAGACGTCGTCCTCCTCGACATCCAGATGCCGGTCCTCGACGGCCTCTCCGCACTGCCCGAACTACGCCGGGCGGCACCCTCGACGAAGGTGATCGTGCTCACGACCTTCGGCGAACGGGAGAACGTCCTGCGGGCCCTGGAACACGGCGGCGCGGGCTTCCTGCTCAAGGACACGGCGCCGGCCGAGCTGATCCGGGCGGTACGGGCCGCGGCGGCGGGAGACGCCTACCTCTCGCCCGCCGCCACCCGGCACGTCGTGGAGAAGCTGGCCTCGGGGCGGGAAGTGGCCCGCGCCGAGCAGGCGAGGACGCGGGTGGCGGCGCTGAGCGAGAAGGAACGCGAGGTGCTCGCGCTGCTCGGGGAGGGGCTGTCCAACGCGGACGCCGGGCGGCGCCTGCACATGAGCGAGGCCACCGTGAAGACGTACGTCAGCCGGATCCTCGCCAAGCTGGGGTGCGAGAACCGGGTGCAGGCGGCGCTGCTGGCGCGCGACGCGGGGCTCTAG